Within Citromicrobium bathyomarinum, the genomic segment GCAGGCGGACATTGATCAGCGGCGCTTCGTGGCGGACCTGGCTGCCGACGATCAGGATCGCATCGGCGCTCTCGATACCCGCCAGCGTCGAATTGAATGCAATTCCCGCGAGGCTGGAGCAGTCATAGTCGAGACCGGTCTGGCGACCTTCGAGCTTGTCCGAGCCGAGCTCTGCCAGCAGGCGCTTGGCCGCAAACATCGTCTCGCAATCGACCAGATCGCCCGCGACCGCCGCGATGGAGCCCTCGCCGCCCTGCTTCGCAGCCTTCACGATCGCGTCGAACGCGTCTTCCCAGCTTGCGCGTTGGAGCTTGCCCGCGTTCGGCCCGCCGACCGCGCGCATCCACACCTGGTCGAGCCTACGGCGCGTCAGGCCGTCAACCTGATAGCGCGCCTTGTCCGAAATCCACTCTTCGTTGACGTCGTCGTTGATCCGCGGGAGCGCGCGCATGACCTCGCGCCCACGGCTGTCGAGGCGGATATTCGCGCCGACCGCGTCGGACACGTCGATGCTGAGCGTCTTCTTCAGCTCCCATGGACGCGCTTCGTACGCGTAGGGGCGACTGGTCAGCGCGCCGACCGGGCACAGGTCGATCACGTTGGCGCTCATCTCGTGGGCGGCTGCCTGTTCGAGATAGGTCGTGATCTGCATGTCTTCGCCGCGATAGAGCGCGCCGATCTCGTCCACGCCCGCGATCTCTTCGGAGAAGCGCACGCATCGGGTGCAGTGGATGCAGCGGGTCATGATCGTCTTGATCAGCGGGCCCATGTACTTCTCGGTCACCGCACGCTTGTTCTCGTGATAGCGAGATGCGCCACGACCATAGTTCATCGACTGGTCCTGCAGGTCGCACTCGCCGCCCTGGTCGCAGATCGGGCAATCGAGCGGGTGGTTGATGAGGAGGAACTCCATCACCCCTTCCCGCGCCGCGCGCACCATCGGCGTATCCGTGCGGATTTCCTGGCCTTCGGTGGCGGGCAGCGCACAGCTTGCCTGCGGCTTGGGCGGCCCGGGCTTCACTTCGACCAGGCACATGCGGCAATTGCCCGCGATGCTCAGCCGCTCGTGATAGCAGAAGCGCGGGATTTCCTTGCCCGCAAGCTCGCACGCCTGCAGCACGGTGGCACCTTCCGGTGCGTCGATTTCCTGTCCGTCTACGGTGACTTTAGGCATTCTGTCTCAGTCCTAGTCCGATTGGCCCGGCAAGCGCGCCGCGCCCGGATTGCGGGTTGCGTGGTACAGCGCTTCGGCAAGTGCCATGCGAATGTTCATCGGCTTGAGCGCGATCTGCGACCCTTGCGGCATGCAGGGGCCGAAGGTCGGTGCCAGCTCGCGCATGCGGGCCAGTTCGCTCTTGTCGCCAAGCCTGGTCTCTTCGATCAAGCCGCGCGCCGCCGCGAAGTCTTGCGCGACATAGCAGCGTGCGAAGTCATGTATAGAGGCGATGCTCTCCGGTTCCTCGATCGCAGGCACGGTCCCCTCCGGCCAGTCGCGCATCGCGTCTTTGAACAGCCCTTCGGCAACCACGCCGCGCACCCATGCACGCACCAGCGTCGCGCTGACGAAGTTCTGCATGCAGCGGTTGGTCGTGTCACCGAACAGCGCGTCGAACGCGGCGGCCTCTTGCGGCGAATCGATCGGCGCATCGAGGAAGGCGATCGACCGATCCCGCTTGTTGCTCGCCAAGCACGGGCCGAGCTGGCGGAGCATATAGAAATACTCCTCGTCGTTAGCCGACGTGGGCGCGCTCGAAAAACCCGAGGTACTCGGGCTCAACTGCGCAAGTGCAGGCGCGCTGCCGCAAAGGCTCGCAGCAAGCAGGGCAATGGCAGATATGGCGGCGCTGCGTGGGGTCATTCGGCACCCTGCCCGGTCAGCCGAGCCGCAAGCCGGTAATACATTGTGGCAAGGCCGAACCGCAGCCGCGCCCGGTCGATCTGCACCTCCTGCCCCGCAGGCACGCAGCCGCTGATGACAGGAGCAAGCGCACGAATCGCGGCCTTCTCCTTGTCGCTACCCATCCGGGTGGCAAACAGCGTTCGCGCGCCCGCAGCATCGGCCCGCGCAATGCACTCGCCGATCCGATACATCAGCGTGTGGCCCTGCGCGGCAGGGCCGCCACCCGCGTAAGTCGCGTTAAGCGCTTCGAGATCTGCGACATTGTCCAGCACATCGGGAGCGAGCGTCTTTTCGATAAGCCGTTGGGCGAGCGCACCGCGAAAGAGAAAATCCTCCATCTTCAGCTTGCCGTAGTTGAAGCCCATGCAGCGCGAATCGAACAGCCGCTTTACTCCGTCCACCCGCGCCGCATCGGCACCATCGGTGAGGACGAAGGCCCGCGTAATTTCTGGCTCGGCGTCGGCCACGCAGGTGCTGTAATCCACCAGCACATTATGCGCCTGTCTGGTCTCTTTCGCGCTCGACTGCGCAGCCGCAGGCACGGCGATGCCAAGGGAAAGCGCACAGGCTGCCCCCGCCATCGATAGCGAAAAATGTCTGATAGCGAACATCCCTGCCCCCTTACCCGGCCTGCGCCATGCGATGATAAAGCGGCTCGCTCAGCGCCCGGCGCAGCATTGCAGGCGTGAGCTGGATTTCGTCACCACTCGCGATGCACGGGCCGAGGAACGGGACCAGGCCCTGGATCGCAGTCTGCTCGCCCGCGGTTCCGGGCGTCGCGGAGATGAACGCGACGCTCTGCGAGGGCGCTGCCGATACGACGCAATCGCCGAATTCCATCAGCACCATGTAGCGCGCGTCGGCCTGAACTTCGCTCTCGCCCTCGGGTATCAGGGCGAGAAACCACGGCTCCCCGCCACCGATCGCCGCCGTATCGACGGGCGACTTGAGCCGGTTGGCGACCATCTGTTCGACCAGCATCAGGCGAAACGCCAGCGCGCTCGCCGTCATGATGTCACTACCAACCGCAAGATTACGGTCGTAATCCATGCAATTGCTCAGATCGCCGAGACCGCGCCTGAACTGGCGGCTTTCCTCGTCACTGCCCGGCAACGCGTCGAGCAGCGCAAGGGCATAGGCGGGCTTGCGGTCAGCAGCGCACTGCGCAACCACCCGCAGGACCGCTTCCGGGTCGGATTTCTTCGCATTGCCGCCCAGCCGGGTACCCGTCCGCTGCGCTTCGAGCGGCGCAGTAGCGAACACCGCGATGGCGGCGGCGAGCGTGAACAGGGCGACGATGCGAGCGATCACAGGCCCGTTTCCGATTGCTGGACGGAGAGCCGATAGAGTGGCTCGGCGATTGCCCCACGCAACATCGACCTGCTGAGTTCGAGCGTTCTGCCTGCCGGAATGCACACTGGCAGCATCGGCATCAGTGATTCGATTGCATCGGTTTCGCCTGCGCTGGCGATCTCCGAGAGGACCAGATTATGCGAGGCCGACGCATCAGCTCTGACCAGGCAGTCGCCCACCGCCATCATCAGCAAATAACTCGCAGCATAGCCGTCCACATTCTGCGTCTCTGGGGTCGCAACAGGATATTGGAGTGGGACAAGCTGCGAAAAGTCTTCGATCTCGAGAGCGTCGCCGAACTTGCTTCGATACAAACTCTCGAACGCAGCGCCGCGAAGAACCAGGGGCTGCATGCGCAATTCCACATCGCCGGAAGTGTCGCCAAGACAGCTCGAGGTTGCGAGCTTTGCCAAGGTCGCCGTGAGGGAAGGATCACCCACAGGGATATCTATCGCCTTGCGCAGCTTATAGCCCGACCGGTTCAGCAAACAGTCGACATAGGCCGACATTGCCTTGCGCGCGTCAGCCTCGGGCTCTTTGTCTCGCGCATGGGCCGGCGCTGCGAGCCCCGCAACCAGAGCCAGAAGAAGAAGCGCGCGAGCGATCACTCCGCCGCCTCCGCCATCGCCTCGCCGCGTTCGGCGATGCGCCGCTCCAGCTCGGGCCGGAAGTGACGGATCAGGCCCTGGATCGGCCACGCGGCGGCATCGCCCAGCGCGCAGATCGTGTGGCCTTCCACCTGCTTGGTGACGGTGTGGAGCATGTCGATCTCGTCGATATCGGCATCGCCCGTCTCGAGCCGCTTCATCACGCGCCACATCCACCCGGTGCCTTCGCGGCACGGTGTGCACTGGCCGCAGCTCTCGTGCTTGTAGAAATAGCTGATCCGGCTGATCGCACGGACGATGTCGGTCGACTTGTCCATCACGATCACGGCGGCGGTGCCGAGGCCGGAGCCCAGTTCCTTCAGCCCGTCGAAATCCATCGGCGCGTCCATGATCTGTTCGGCCGGGACCAGCGGGACGGACGAACCGCCCGGAATCACCGCGAGCAGATTGTCCCACCCGCCGCGAACGCCGCCGCAATGCCGCTCGATCAGTTCGCGGAAAGGAATGCTCATCTCTTCCTCGACCACGCAGGGCTTTTCGACATGCCCGCTGATCTGGAACAGCTTGGTGCCGTCGTTCTTCTCGCGCCCGAAGCTGGCGAACCATGAGGGGCCGCGCCGCAGGATCGTGGGCACGACCGCGATGGACTCCACGTTGTTCACCGTCGTCGGGCAGCCATAGAGGCCCGCACCCGCCGGGAACGGCGGCTTGAGGCGCGGCTGGCCCTTCTTGCCTTCGAGACTCTCGATCAGCGCGGTTTCTTCGCCGCAGATATATGCGCCCGCACCGCGATGCAGGAACACATCGTAATCATAGCCCGAACCGCAGGCGTTCTTGCCGATCAGCCCGGCGTCGTACGCCTCGTCGATCGCCTTTTGCAGCGTCTCCGCCTCGCGGATATATTCGCCACGGATGTAGATGTAGGCCGCCCGCGCGCGCATCGCGAAGCCCGCGACCAGCGCGCCTTCGATCAGCTTGTGCGGATCGTGCCGCATGATCTCGCGGTCCTTGCACGAACCCGGCTCGGATTCGTCGGCATTGATGACCAGGAAGCTGGGCCGCCCGTCCTT encodes:
- the nuoG gene encoding NADH-quinone oxidoreductase subunit NuoG, coding for MPKVTVDGQEIDAPEGATVLQACELAGKEIPRFCYHERLSIAGNCRMCLVEVKPGPPKPQASCALPATEGQEIRTDTPMVRAAREGVMEFLLINHPLDCPICDQGGECDLQDQSMNYGRGASRYHENKRAVTEKYMGPLIKTIMTRCIHCTRCVRFSEEIAGVDEIGALYRGEDMQITTYLEQAAAHEMSANVIDLCPVGALTSRPYAYEARPWELKKTLSIDVSDAVGANIRLDSRGREVMRALPRINDDVNEEWISDKARYQVDGLTRRRLDQVWMRAVGGPNAGKLQRASWEDAFDAIVKAAKQGGEGSIAAVAGDLVDCETMFAAKRLLAELGSDKLEGRQTGLDYDCSSLAGIAFNSTLAGIESADAILIVGSQVRHEAPLINVRLRKAAKRGAKIFLIGPEWDTTFACEFLGEDAGLLHDLPGHVADAFKDAGRPAIIVGPGGLAANALHPSLVLADEWNLVRDIDGEAWNGFNVIHTAAARMGAVMLGYAQKGGIKDVVDAAPAVLLSLGADAVDYGAFEKSLKVYIGHHGDAGAHAADIILPAASYAEKDGTYVNTEGRVQFAEKAVFAPGDAREDWTILRALADAFGVSVGFDSFAQLQSAMIEAVPALGEEGLAPLGKLPKGKKTPKAKGAIAYPIADFYLTNPIARASETMQRCSAELVHGDEILEAAE
- the nuoF gene encoding NADH-quinone oxidoreductase subunit NuoF, whose protein sequence is MSLQDKDRIFTNLYGFQDWGLKAAQARGDWDDTKALLAKGQDSIIDDMKASGLRGRGGAGFPTGMKWSFMPKESKDGRPSFLVINADESEPGSCKDREIMRHDPHKLIEGALVAGFAMRARAAYIYIRGEYIREAETLQKAIDEAYDAGLIGKNACGSGYDYDVFLHRGAGAYICGEETALIESLEGKKGQPRLKPPFPAGAGLYGCPTTVNNVESIAVVPTILRRGPSWFASFGREKNDGTKLFQISGHVEKPCVVEEEMSIPFRELIERHCGGVRGGWDNLLAVIPGGSSVPLVPAEQIMDAPMDFDGLKELGSGLGTAAVIVMDKSTDIVRAISRISYFYKHESCGQCTPCREGTGWMWRVMKRLETGDADIDEIDMLHTVTKQVEGHTICALGDAAAWPIQGLIRHFRPELERRIAERGEAMAEAAE